In Oncorhynchus kisutch isolate 150728-3 linkage group LG5, Okis_V2, whole genome shotgun sequence, a genomic segment contains:
- the LOC109890097 gene encoding beta-1,3-galactosyltransferase 1-like, which yields MPSKVSCLYLLTVVCWASALWYLSLSRPSTSYVGQLSIPIRQKTKLTKNVTFSNIRTRPLNPHTFDFVINEPKKCETVAPFLVILISTTHKEFDARQAIRETWGDESTFGDGVRVLTLFLLGRNTDPVLNQMVEQESQIFHDVVVEDFIDSYHNLTLKTLMGMRWVATFCSKAQYVLKTDSDIFVNMENLVYNLLKPTSKPRRRYFTGYVINGGPIRDMRSKWYMPRDLYPEAKYPPFCSGTGYVFSADVAELIYKTSLHTRLLHLEDVYVGLCLRKLGIHPFQNSGFNHWKMAYSLCRYRRVVTVHQISPEEMHRIWNDMTSKKHLKC from the coding sequence ATGCCTTCAAAGGTCAGCTGCTTATACTTGTTGACGGTCGTTTGCTGGGCTAGCGCTCTCTGGTACCTGAGTCTGTCCCGTCCCTCCACCTCTTACGTGGGCCAGCTGTCCATCCCCATCCGCCAGAAGACCAAGCTCACCAAGAATGTGACCTTCAGCAATATACGGACTCGGCCGCTCAACCCACACACCTTCGACTTTGTCATCAATGAGCCCAAGAAGTGTGAGACGGTGGCACCTTTCTTAGTCATCCTGATCAGCACCACCCACAAGGAGTTTGATGCACGTCAAGCGATTCGAGAGACGTGGGGCGACGAGAGCACGTTCGGCGATGGCGTTCGCGTCCTCACACTCTTCCTGCTTGGGAGGAACACGGACCCGGTGCTCAACCAGATGGTGGAACAGGAGAGCCAGATCTTCCACGATGTCGTGGTGGAGGACTTCATAGACTCCTACCACAACCTCACCCTCAAGACCCTGATGGGCATGCGCTGGGTGGCCACCTTCTGCTCCAAGGCACAGTACGTCCTCAAGACGGACTCGGACATCTTCGTCAACATGGAGAACCTGGTCTACAACCTCCTCAAACCCACCTCCAAGCCGCGGAGACGCTACTTCACGGGCTACGTCATCAACGGAGGTCCGATTAGAGACATGCGCAGTAAGTGGTACATGCCCAGAGACCTTTACCCTGAGGCTAAGTACCCGCCTTTCTGCTCGGGCACTGGGTACGTGTTCTCGGCAGATGTGGCCGAGCTCATCTACAAGACGTCCCTGCACACCAGACTGCTCCACCTGGAGGATGTGTATGTGGGTCTGTGTCTTCGCAAGCTGGGCATCCACCCCTTCCAGAACAGTGGCTTCAACCACTGGAAGATGGCCTACAGTCTATGCCGCTACAGACGGGTCGTAACGGTCCACCAGATCTCCCCGGAGGAGATGCACCGCATCTGGAATGACATGACCAGCAAGAAACACCTCAAGTGTTAA